Proteins encoded within one genomic window of Diorhabda sublineata isolate icDioSubl1.1 chromosome 1, icDioSubl1.1, whole genome shotgun sequence:
- the LOC130442631 gene encoding chromobox protein homolog 3-like, with product MSRRSSPVPAPPPEEEVVAPEEYVVERIIDSRINEKGIKEYFLKWIGYEEKDNTWEPEGNLDCPGLIEAFEKEKARKEKEMERKRKLSTPSDGKTVKKKTDEKKSLGFDRGLEPEKIIGATDSPGQLMFLIKWTGTDEADLVPAKQANIKCPQVVIKFYEERLKWHSPSLEETKTTE from the exons ATGAGCAGAAGGAGTAGTCCAGTACCTGCACCTCCTCCAGAAGAAGAAGTGGTAGCTCCAGAAGAATACGTAGTAGAAAGAATTATCGACAGCCGTATTAACGAAAAAggaataaaagaatattttttaaagtggATTGGTTACGAGGAAAAAGACAACACTTGGGAACCGGAAGGTAATTTGGATTGTCCCGGATTAATTGAAgcttttgaaaaagaaaaagctagaaaagaaaaagaaatggaaagaaAACGGAAATTAAGTACACCTTCAGATGGAAAGACAGTCAAGAAGAAAACCGacgaaaaaaaatctttagGATTTGATAGAGGTTTAGAACCGGAAAAAATTATCGGAGCCACTGATAGTCCAG gtcaattaatgtttttgataaaatggaCGGGTACGGATGAAGCGGATCTTGTTCCGGCAAAACAGGCGAATATAAAGTGTCCTCAAGTcgtaattaaattttatgaagaaaggTTGAAATGGCATTCTCCATCGTTGGAAGAAACTAAAACAACAGAGTAA
- the LOC130445889 gene encoding chromobox protein homolog 1-like, producing the protein MSKSKKTSPEPDAEEAIEEYTVEKIIDSRINERGVKEYLLKWIGYDDKDNTWEPEENLDCPSLIKQYEMDKMAKEKERNSKKRKIDENFKRGKDDKKVQGFDRGLEPEKIIGATDSAGPLMFLMKWVGTDEADLVPAKQANVKCPQVVIKFYEERLTWAAPSSEETKS; encoded by the exons ATGAGCAAAAGTAAAAAGACCTCTCCTGAACCTGATGCGGAAGAAGCGATCGAGGAATatactgttgaaaaaattatcgataGTAGAATAAATGAACGTGGCGTAAAAGAATACCTATTGAAATGGATTGG ATATGATGATAAAGACAACACTTGGGAACCAGAGGAAAATTTAGATTGTCCAAGTCTGATCAAACAGTATGAAATGGACAAAATGGCCAAAGAAAAAGAACGAAAcagtaaaaaacgaaaaatagatgaaaatttcaaacgGGGTAAAGATGATAAAAAAGTTCAGGGATTCGACAGAGGATTAGAACCGGAAAAAATTATTGGAGCCACAGATAGTGCAG GACCACTTATGTTCCTCATGAAGTGGGTCGGTACAGACGAGGCTGACTTGGTGCCAGCAAAACAAGCAAACGTTAAGTGTCCACAAgttgttattaaattttatgaagaaagaCTAACATGGGCTGCGCCTTCTTCAGAAGAAACCAAAAGTTAG
- the LOC130445899 gene encoding co-chaperone protein HscB homolog, protein MRKVLFPTAKCCCYFKPNRSSLINLKNSYSTSNSRLKNYCWKCGVERSNANMFCEKCNIIQNPQERTNYFKLFGIEQVFNIDQKILKDKFRNFQSQIHPDKFSNSSEKEQIISEEYSSLVNKAYHKLMSPMQRAEHLLELNGENISDNQTVDEPTFLMNIMNLNEEVESTMHDMEKLKQLEQKNKTEIEVLTKEIDKHFQNRDIEAAKKSIIKLKYFSSISDRINSILREAGISD, encoded by the exons atgAGGAAGGTTTTGTTTCCAACTGCGAAATGTTGTTGTTACTTCAAACCAAATAGATCTTCAttaattaacctcaaaaattcatattcgACGTCAAATTCTAgacttaaaaattattgttggaaATGCGGAGTAGAAAGAAGTAATGCGAATATGTTTTGCGAGAAATGTAATATTATCCAAAACCCACAAGAAAGAACTaattatttcaagttatttggTATAGAACAAGTTTTTAATATCGatcaaaagattttaaaagataaatttaggaattttcaaagtcaaatacATCCTGATAAGTTCAGTAATAG TAGTGAGAAAGAACAAATTATTTCAGAAGAATATTCTTCCTTGGTTAACAAAGCTTATCATAAATTAATGTCACCTATGCAGCGTGCGGAGCATTTACTCGAATTGAACGGAGAAAATATTTCCGATAATCAAACTGTCGACGAACCCACGTTTTTGATGAATATTATGAACTTAAATGAAGAGGTGGAAAGTACCATGCACGATATGGAAAAACTAAAACAACTCGAACAGAAAAATAAGACAGAAATCGAAGTTTTAACTAAGGAGattgataaacattttcaaaaccGCGATATAGAAGCAGCAAAAAAGtcgataatcaaattaaaatatttctcaagTATTAGTGATAGAATTAATTCGATATTGAGAGAAGCTGGAATAAgtgattaa